One Glycine max cultivar Williams 82 chromosome 6, Glycine_max_v4.0, whole genome shotgun sequence DNA segment encodes these proteins:
- the LOC100783196 gene encoding indole-3-acetic acid-amido synthetase GH3.6 encodes MPEAPSQYLCNKPNGKLDDGGATNTSIIIEHNNKKALKYIEDVTSNADEIQKRVLAEILSCSAHVEYLQRHGLEGRTDRETFKKIMPVVTYEDLKPDIDRIANGDASPILCSKPISEFLTSSGTSGGERKLMPTIEDELERRSLLYSLLMPVMDQFVPGLDKGKGMYFLFIKSESKTPGGLLARPVLTSYYKSSHFKNKTHGLNFDPYTNYTSPIETILCQDSYQSMYSQMLCGLSQNEHVLRVGSVFASGFIRALKFLEKHWESLCHDIRNGTIDHEITDSTVREAIMKILKPNPKLADFIEGECKKGLWKGIITRLWPNTKYVDVIVTGTMAQYIPMLDYYSNGLPLVCTMYASSECYFGLNLNPLCDPSEVSYTLVPTMAYFEFLPLNKMKGHANSISHTEQELLVDLVDVELDQEYELVVTTYAGLYRYRVGDILRVAGFKNNAPQFNFVCRKNVVLSIDSDKTDEVELQNAVKNGAKHLATLGASLTEYTSCADTSTIPGHYVLYWEINMNNNDQTPIPSSVFEECCFAVEGSLNSVYRQGRVSESIGPLEIKIVENGTFDKLMDFALSQGASINQYKTPRCVKYAPIVELLDSKTVSNYFSPKCPQWVPGHKKWCMYP; translated from the exons ATGCCTGAGGCTCCTAGCCAGTACCTTTGCAACAAGCCAAATGGAAAACTTGATGATGGTGGTGCTACTAATACTAGCATCATCATCGAGCACAACAATAAGAAAGCACTCAAATACATTGAGGATGTTACTAGCAACGCTGATGAAATTCAGAAAAGGGTCCTTGCTGAGATCCTTTCTTGTAGTGCACACGTTGAGTACCTTCAACGCCATGGCTTGGAGGGGCGCACGGATAGAGAAACATTCAAGAAGATCATGCCTGTGGTGACATACGAGGATTTAAAGCCAGATATTGATCGTATTGCTAATGGTGATGCCTCCCCAATTTTATGTTCCAAACCTATTTCTGAGTTCCTCACTAG CTCTGGAACATCTGGAGGGGAGAGAAAACTGATGCCAACCATAGAAGACGAGCTAGAGCGAAGATCATTGCTCTACAGCCTCTTGATGCCAGTGATGGACCAATTCGTACCAGGTTTAGACAAAGGCAAAGGAATGTACTTTTTGTTCATAAAATCAGAATCCAAAACCCCTGGTGGACTCTTAGCTCGTCCAGTTTTAACAAGTTACTACAAAAGCTCAcacttcaagaacaaaacacaCGGTTTAAATTTTGACCCTTACACAAACTACACTAGCCCCATTGAGACCATTCTCTGTCAAGACTCTTACCAAAGCATGTACTCTCAAATGCTTTGTGGACTTTCTCAAAACGAGCATGTTCTCCGTGTTGGTTCTGTTTTTGCCTCAGGTTTCATCCGTGCCCTCAAGTTCTTAGAAAAACACTGGGAAAGTTTGTGTCATGACATAAGAAATGGCACCATTGACCATGAAATCACTGATTCAACCGTGAGAGAGGCCATCATGAAAATACTCAAACCAAACCCAAAACTTGCGGATTTTATAGAGGGTGAGTGCAAGAAGGGTTTGTGGAAAGGGATCATTACTAGGTTGTGGCCTAATACCAAGTATGTTGATGTTATTGTGACTGGAACCATGGCTCAGTATATTCCTATGTTGGATTACTATAGCAATGGTCTTCCTCTCGTTTGCACCATGTATGCTTCTTCTGAGTGTTATTTTGGACTCAACTTGAACCCTTTGTGTGATCCTAGTGAGGTGTCTTACACCCTTGTTCCCACCATGGCTTACTTTGAGTTCTTGCCACTTAATAAGATGAAGGGACATGCCAATTCAATTTCTCACACCGAGCAGGAACTTTTGGTTGATCTTGTGGATGTGGAGCTGGATCAAGAATATGAGCTTGTGGTCACCACTTATGCAG GACTCTACAGGTACCGGGTTGGCGACATCCTCCGTGTGGCAGGATTCAAGAACAACGCTCCTCAATTCAACTTCGTGTGCCGAAAGAACGTTGTTCTGAGCATTGATTCCGACAAGACCGACGAGGTTGAGCTACAAAACGCAGTGAAGAATGGAGCCAAGCACCTTGCAACATTGGGTGCATCACTCACAGAATACACAAGCTGCGCTGACACGTCCACTATACCAGGCCACTACGTACTATACTGGGAAATTAACATGAACAATAATGATCAAACCCCAATTCCAAGTTCTGTTTTTGAGGAGTGTTGCTTTGCAGTTGAAGGGTCTCTCAACAGCGTGTATAGACAAGGAAGAGTTTCCGAGTCCATTGGGCCATTGGAAATCAAGATTGTGGAGAACGGAACTTTTGATAAGCTTATGGACTTTGCCCTTAGCCAGGGTGCGTCTATAAATCAGTATAAGACACCTCGTTGTGTGAAGTATGCTCCCATTGTTGAGCTTCTTGACTCCAAGACTGTTTCCAATTACTTCAGTCCAAAATGTCCACAGTGGGTTCCTGGTCACAAGAAGTGGTGCATGTACCCTTga
- the LOC100779766 gene encoding uncharacterized protein: protein RHTHPHPNPLRPPPRAEEAAPPLPQIHCDFSSTRPHVPAKNRALRVQSTRLWAAKVLSFSLLFRDHLLLRAAAFNHSCVLCVSAGAGQEVAALRLLGIDDVTGVEILESPPLVRRADPHNLPFFDGVFDLAFTARFDEALFAAEMERVIRPGGACVVLVAESGEDEVREVVGLFRNSRLVRWSNVSDWNENGQCSFEN, encoded by the coding sequence AGACACACTCATCCACACCCAAATCCACTGCGTCCCCCACCACGCGCCGAGGAAGCCGCACCTCCGCTTCCCCAAATCCACTGCGACTTCTCCTCCACGCGCCCCCACGTCCCCGCCAAGAACCGCGCCCTGCGCGTTCAGTCCACGCGCCTCTGGGCCGCCAAGgtcctctccttctccctcctctTCCGCGACCACCTCCTCCTCCGCGCCGCCGCCTTCAACCACTCCTGCGTCCTCTGCGTCTCCGCTGGCGCCGGCCAGGAGGTCGCCGCGCTCCGCCTCCTCGGCATCGACGACGTCACCGGCGTCGAGATCCTCGAGTCCCCGCCGCTCGTCCGCCGCGCCGATCCGCACAACCTCCCGTTCTTCGACGGCGTGTTCGACCTCGCCTTCACCGCGCGGTTCGACGAGGCGCTGTTTGCCGCCGAGATGGAGCGCGTGATCCGGCCTGGCGGCGCGTGCGTTGTTCTCGTGGCGGAGTCTGGGGAGGATGAGGTGAGGGAGGTTGTTGGATTATTTAGGAATTCGAGGCTTGTTAGGTGGAGTAATGTTTCTGACTGGAATGAGAATGGCCAGTGTTCTTTTGAGAACTAG